In Pseudomonas sp. PDM14, a genomic segment contains:
- a CDS encoding D-alanyl-D-alanine carboxypeptidase family protein, whose translation MNISRFAKRLSLLAILFTAPLAQAAQDPIIPAAPQLAAKSYVLMDAASGNVLVENNSDQRLPPASLTKLMTAYIATLEIRKGKIGEQDLVTVSEHAWRTGGAASGGSTMFLPLNSQVKVDDLLHGIIIQSGNDASIAIAEYIAGSEDAFADMMNETAARLGMQNSHFMNATGLPHPEHYSSAHDMAILARAIINEDQQHYAIYSQKEFHWNNIRQGNRNLLLWRDSTVDGLKTGHTEEAGYCLVASAVRDGARMITSVFGTDSEKTRAAETQKLLTYGFRFFETQTFYKQGQELAQAQVWKGATRQVKAGLAADLSLTLPKGQAKQLQAGMTLEPQLEAPIKQGDVIGKVEVKLGEKVVHTADLIALEAVEEGGFFRRLWDSIRLFFYGLFN comes from the coding sequence ATGAATATCTCCCGCTTTGCCAAACGCCTCAGCCTGCTCGCCATCCTCTTCACCGCGCCGCTCGCCCAGGCCGCGCAAGACCCGATCATTCCGGCCGCGCCGCAACTGGCCGCCAAATCCTACGTCCTGATGGACGCTGCCAGCGGCAACGTCCTGGTGGAGAACAACAGCGATCAGCGCCTGCCCCCGGCGAGCCTGACCAAGCTGATGACCGCCTACATCGCCACCCTGGAAATCCGCAAGGGCAAAATCGGCGAGCAGGACCTGGTCACCGTCAGCGAGCACGCCTGGCGTACCGGCGGTGCGGCATCCGGCGGCTCCACCATGTTCCTGCCGCTGAACAGCCAGGTGAAGGTCGATGACCTGCTGCACGGCATCATTATCCAGTCCGGTAACGACGCCAGCATCGCCATCGCCGAGTACATCGCCGGCAGCGAAGACGCCTTCGCCGACATGATGAACGAGACCGCCGCGCGCCTGGGCATGCAGAACTCGCACTTCATGAACGCCACCGGCCTGCCGCACCCGGAGCACTACTCCAGCGCCCACGACATGGCCATCCTGGCCCGCGCCATCATCAACGAAGACCAGCAGCACTACGCGATCTACTCGCAGAAGGAGTTCCACTGGAACAACATCCGCCAGGGCAACCGCAACCTGCTGCTGTGGCGTGACAGCACCGTCGACGGCCTGAAAACCGGCCACACCGAAGAAGCCGGCTACTGCCTGGTGGCTTCTGCCGTACGCGACGGCGCGCGCATGATCACCTCGGTATTCGGTACCGACAGCGAGAAGACCCGCGCCGCCGAGACGCAGAAACTGCTGACCTACGGCTTCCGCTTCTTCGAGACCCAGACCTTCTACAAGCAGGGGCAGGAACTGGCCCAGGCGCAGGTCTGGAAAGGCGCCACCCGTCAGGTCAAGGCCGGCCTCGCCGCCGACCTCAGCCTGACCCTGCCCAAAGGCCAGGCCAAGCAGCTGCAAGCCGGCATGACCCTCGAGCCGCAACTCGAAGCCCCGATCAAGCAGGGCGACGTGATCGGCAAGGTCGAAGTGAAACTGGGTGAAAAGGTGGTACACACCGCCGACCTGATCGCCCTCGAAGCCGTAGAGGAAGGTGGCTTCTTCCGCCGCCTGTGGGATAGCATTCGCCTGTTCTTCTACGGTTTGTTTAACTGA